The following coding sequences lie in one Pyrobaculum sp. 3827-6 genomic window:
- a CDS encoding phosphomannomutase/phosphoglucomutase, translating into MTVFKAYDIRGVVDSELTTELVEKIGYAISKFFNGEDVVVGMDVRTHSFRIAEALSRGLLAGGSIVFIGTSTTPITHFASHILQKPAVMITASHNPPEYNGFKIMKSGGLDLESHEIQQLANLLEAPPAARRGVVYTYDALARYSEYIARRFGKLNLAVGFDPANAAGVILKPLLSQVFHRLVAINDFPDGRFPAHLPDPEKAENLEQLRSLVVSNKLDVGIALDGDCDRVGIVTGRGEIFRPEKMVYALLNYYAKPGDVVVLDVTMPLYLEKVAEERGVKIVRQRVGHSFQKPTAVRHNALFWAEYSGHVGFRDHNYFDDGIYAALKLLSTLGEVGVSLDKVLDTAPKVYEERLDIKAADPRKVVGDVKRRVANMEYYEIDGLDIRTKEGRLLIRPSNTEPVVRVKVESESKEGLERLKSLLSQLTSP; encoded by the coding sequence ATGACCGTGTTCAAGGCCTATGACATAAGGGGGGTAGTGGATAGCGAGTTGACGACTGAGCTTGTTGAGAAGATTGGCTACGCCATATCGAAGTTTTTCAATGGAGAGGACGTCGTGGTGGGGATGGACGTGCGGACGCATTCTTTTAGAATTGCAGAGGCCCTGTCAAGAGGCCTCCTGGCGGGCGGCAGTATTGTGTTTATCGGAACGTCGACCACGCCGATAACTCACTTCGCATCCCACATTCTCCAGAAGCCCGCCGTCATGATAACGGCCTCCCACAACCCGCCTGAGTACAACGGGTTTAAGATCATGAAGAGCGGGGGTCTAGATCTAGAAAGCCATGAAATTCAACAATTGGCAAATCTGTTAGAGGCTCCCCCCGCCGCTAGGCGTGGAGTAGTTTACACATACGACGCGTTGGCTAGGTACTCGGAATACATAGCTAGGAGATTTGGCAAGTTGAATCTCGCAGTTGGTTTCGACCCAGCTAACGCCGCTGGTGTTATACTGAAGCCGTTGCTCAGCCAAGTCTTCCACAGGCTCGTGGCGATAAACGACTTCCCCGATGGGCGCTTTCCGGCGCATCTCCCAGATCCGGAGAAGGCGGAGAACCTAGAGCAGCTACGTAGCTTGGTGGTGAGTAATAAGCTGGATGTGGGCATCGCGCTTGATGGAGACTGCGACAGAGTGGGGATAGTCACAGGTAGGGGGGAGATTTTCAGACCCGAGAAGATGGTGTACGCCCTGTTGAACTACTACGCAAAGCCGGGGGACGTGGTGGTGCTGGACGTCACGATGCCGCTCTACCTAGAGAAGGTGGCCGAGGAACGCGGGGTTAAAATAGTTAGACAGAGGGTGGGGCACAGCTTCCAGAAGCCGACCGCGGTGAGGCACAACGCGCTGTTCTGGGCCGAATACAGCGGCCACGTAGGCTTCAGAGACCACAACTACTTCGACGACGGGATCTACGCCGCATTAAAGCTTCTGTCGACCCTCGGCGAGGTTGGGGTATCTCTAGACAAGGTTCTTGACACAGCGCCAAAGGTCTACGAAGAGCGTCTTGATATAAAGGCGGCCGACCCAAGGAAAGTCGTTGGGGATGTTAAGCGGAGGGTGGCCAACATGGAGTATTACGAAATCGACGGGCTCGACATAAGAACCAAGGAGGGGAGACTGCTCATAAGGCCCAGCAACACGGAGCCTGTGGTTAGAGTCAAGGTAGAGTCAGAGTCAAAGGAGGGGCTTGAAAGGCTCAAGTCGCTCCTCTCTCAGCTCACCTCGCCGTAG
- a CDS encoding V-type ATP synthase subunit D — protein sequence MSFRPPPSRLELIRLRRQLALFQRMKKTLEDARNSTVQRIRTLVPDLERLRREIAEAFVDIADNFKIAVAKSGIDRIESIAELTPKTVKVELVNRGTHIGLQVSNYVAYPTYSIATEAAELDVALVKMRELLQKLVEFAEKETLFYTLLNRVKEYQRMINAIDYVVIPRIKDNMQYIRLALEEGEREEFIRRKIIAAYT from the coding sequence GTGTCGTTTAGGCCTCCCCCCTCGAGACTCGAGTTGATAAGGCTGAGGAGACAACTCGCCCTATTCCAACGCATGAAAAAGACGCTGGAGGACGCGAGGAACTCAACTGTCCAGAGAATTAGGACACTTGTGCCTGACCTCGAGCGACTTAGGCGCGAGATAGCTGAAGCATTTGTCGACATCGCAGACAACTTCAAAATCGCCGTGGCGAAGTCTGGGATCGACAGAATAGAAAGCATCGCCGAGTTGACCCCAAAGACTGTAAAGGTCGAGTTGGTAAACAGAGGCACACACATCGGGCTACAGGTCAGCAATTATGTAGCCTACCCAACATACAGCATAGCAACAGAAGCCGCCGAGCTTGACGTCGCCTTAGTCAAGATGCGCGAACTTTTACAGAAATTAGTAGAATTTGCAGAAAAAGAAACCCTATTCTACACTCTTTTAAACAGGGTTAAAGAATATCAGAGAATGATTAATGCTATTGACTACGTAGTAATTCCGCGTATTAAGGACAATATGCAGTACATACGGCTAGCCTTGGAGGAGGGAGAAAGAGAAGAGTTCATAAGGAGAAAAATAATTGCGGCATATACTTAA
- a CDS encoding slipin family protein, with the protein MILQVVEQVAFAILILFAVIILVAILSSAIRIIPEYQRAVKFRLGRVVGVVGPGLVFIIPIIENIIRYDLRIEVVDVPSQKALTKDNVEVTIDAAIYLRVIDALKTALTVRNHIPAVAIFAASTLRDVVGMVDLDTLLTHRDEIAKRIASIVDEHVTPWGIKVTAVAIKDIKLPEVLLRAMASQAEAERVRRAKITLASAEYEASKIYLEAAERYSQNPTAVQLRMIDALIEIAREHNLIIVTPPTMEYVALPLALGKKEQK; encoded by the coding sequence ATGATACTTCAAGTTGTGGAACAAGTTGCTTTCGCAATACTAATCCTCTTCGCTGTTATAATCCTGGTCGCTATTCTCTCGTCTGCTATTAGAATAATCCCGGAATACCAAAGGGCGGTGAAGTTTAGACTTGGCCGCGTGGTGGGCGTGGTGGGTCCCGGCCTCGTCTTCATAATTCCCATAATTGAAAACATTATACGTTACGACTTGAGAATCGAGGTGGTTGATGTCCCCTCGCAGAAGGCCTTGACGAAGGACAACGTAGAAGTTACTATAGATGCCGCGATATACCTCAGGGTCATCGATGCGTTGAAAACAGCCCTAACAGTGCGGAATCACATACCTGCAGTGGCGATCTTCGCCGCGTCGACTCTACGCGACGTCGTGGGTATGGTGGATCTCGACACACTTCTCACACATAGAGACGAGATCGCCAAGAGAATAGCGTCTATTGTAGATGAGCACGTCACTCCGTGGGGTATTAAAGTGACGGCTGTCGCCATTAAGGACATTAAGTTGCCCGAGGTGTTGCTCCGCGCGATGGCAAGCCAGGCGGAGGCGGAGAGAGTGAGGCGTGCGAAAATTACGCTTGCATCTGCCGAGTATGAGGCGAGCAAAATATACCTGGAAGCCGCCGAGAGATACTCTCAAAACCCCACGGCCGTGCAGCTGAGGATGATAGATGCGCTAATCGAAATAGCCCGGGAGCACAACCTGATAATTGTGACGCCGCCGACTATGGAGTACGTCGCCTTGCCGCTTGCGCTGGGTAAAAAAGAACAGAAATGA
- a CDS encoding nodulation protein NfeD, translating to MRKIAFFLLLLVVFSQAYVASSVYVVEINNVIGPYTLSQIQRAISLATQHNGLVLLLLSTPGGLADPTLQIMKEIGNSPVPVVGYVYPDYSYAWSAGTYILMSTHIAAMAPHTVIGSCQPIAGGTPINESKTLNALIGYLETVSKSYGRNGTFARLCITRNVNLGAEDALKYRVIDVVAVDIGDLLKKINGSVVLLRNQKTELVIAGAELRYVKPTLTESLQIWISDPVVSSVLSLLAFLLLLAAFLTGHPIAVAAAIILLVVSMFSFLPTAWLGLALIIMGAVLIMAEVLMGMSAHGAVAGVGAVLLIIGFLSAYPANLFSGELIHIRDWWLIQIGLYINIAILVGFIMFIVYKVVAVHRQRPPSEILTSLKGVEGVAIDDLGPDSPGFVKVFGEYWKAVSGVPVRRGCRIRVVEILGDTLKVEPVQC from the coding sequence ATGAGGAAAATCGCCTTCTTCCTCCTCTTACTAGTTGTCTTCTCGCAGGCCTACGTAGCGTCGTCGGTATATGTAGTTGAGATTAACAACGTCATAGGGCCCTACACTCTTTCGCAGATACAGAGGGCGATATCCCTAGCGACGCAGCACAACGGGCTGGTGCTCCTCCTACTATCTACGCCGGGCGGCTTGGCGGATCCCACGCTCCAAATTATGAAGGAGATTGGGAACTCCCCTGTCCCCGTCGTTGGCTATGTATATCCAGATTACAGCTATGCCTGGTCTGCGGGGACCTACATCCTTATGTCGACGCATATAGCCGCCATGGCGCCCCACACCGTTATTGGATCTTGTCAGCCTATAGCCGGCGGCACGCCTATTAACGAGTCGAAGACTCTCAACGCCTTGATAGGATATCTAGAGACTGTGTCTAAGTCATATGGCAGAAATGGGACTTTCGCCAGGTTGTGCATAACTCGGAACGTGAATCTAGGCGCTGAGGATGCTTTGAAATACAGGGTAATTGACGTAGTGGCGGTGGATATAGGCGACTTGCTGAAGAAGATTAATGGAAGCGTCGTGCTTCTGCGGAATCAAAAAACCGAGCTGGTGATAGCTGGCGCCGAATTGAGGTATGTCAAACCCACGCTTACGGAGTCCCTGCAGATATGGATTAGCGACCCCGTTGTGTCCAGCGTCTTGTCTCTACTGGCGTTCCTGTTGTTGCTAGCCGCCTTCTTGACAGGCCACCCAATAGCGGTGGCGGCTGCAATTATTCTACTTGTGGTCTCTATGTTTTCCTTCCTCCCCACCGCCTGGCTGGGCCTAGCCTTGATTATCATGGGCGCGGTATTGATAATGGCGGAGGTGTTGATGGGTATGTCGGCACACGGGGCGGTGGCTGGGGTAGGCGCCGTGCTCCTAATAATTGGCTTTCTCTCGGCGTATCCAGCTAATTTATTCAGCGGCGAGTTAATCCATATTAGAGATTGGTGGCTTATCCAGATAGGCCTCTACATAAACATAGCAATACTTGTTGGATTTATAATGTTTATAGTTTATAAGGTTGTAGCTGTGCATAGACAGAGACCTCCTTCCGAAATTTTAACTAGTCTTAAAGGAGTCGAGGGCGTCGCTATTGACGACTTGGGACCTGACAGCCCCGGGTTTGTGAAGGTTTTTGGCGAATATTGGAAGGCCGTCTCCGGCGTACCAGTGAGAAGAGGGTGCCGGATACGTGTTGTCGAGATTCTAGGAGATACTCTGAAGGTGGAGCCGGTTCAGTGCTAA
- a CDS encoding V-type ATPase subunit codes for MSNVVRRPYLGPRVRGLRTRELPRDKLISLIYANTLDEFLNILKTTTYNITLDKLSRDNLIDLRRALVRTYLEKVKSIFLGSGSDAKSVILSSLKFFEYENIRNLAFALKAGRNPEDFILWEPLEFTRRRHVVASLLGARGIEEVGERLRQIKHPAYKAFELAAKYGEDKLSIFLDRQWVEDFSTSHIAEKDKTLNAFTTDLREYINTLIALRARLWGLADELDELLIGKPSPIVRSAVRDPPTRFLDIANTAPWGEILVDMVAEAPTLENIVTAMDNIYPAYIKQLSNIYTAKFSEFSLGALAAHVEYLRAEVMTLIRAASLLAEGVPAEKRRKIFEPLTR; via the coding sequence ATGAGCAACGTAGTTAGGAGACCCTATCTGGGGCCTAGGGTGCGAGGGTTGCGTACGAGAGAGCTTCCGAGAGACAAACTTATTTCATTGATTTATGCAAATACATTAGATGAATTTCTAAACATACTTAAAACGACTACATATAATATAACACTAGATAAGCTTAGTCGTGATAACTTAATTGATTTGCGGAGAGCCTTAGTAAGGACATACCTAGAAAAAGTGAAGTCGATCTTTTTAGGATCTGGAAGCGACGCTAAGTCTGTTATTCTCTCCTCGTTGAAGTTTTTCGAATATGAGAATATTAGAAATCTTGCTTTTGCTTTGAAGGCTGGAAGAAACCCAGAAGACTTCATACTCTGGGAACCACTGGAATTTACTAGAAGACGGCACGTAGTTGCTAGCCTCCTAGGCGCCAGAGGCATAGAAGAGGTTGGGGAGAGGTTGAGGCAGATAAAACACCCGGCTTATAAAGCTTTTGAATTAGCGGCGAAGTACGGTGAGGATAAGCTGAGTATTTTTCTAGATAGACAGTGGGTTGAGGACTTCTCAACGTCTCACATAGCAGAGAAAGACAAGACGTTGAACGCATTTACGACGGATTTAAGAGAGTACATCAATACGCTGATAGCGTTGAGAGCCAGGCTGTGGGGGCTGGCTGATGAGTTAGATGAATTGTTGATAGGAAAGCCGTCTCCCATAGTTCGATCAGCTGTAAGAGATCCACCTACACGTTTTCTAGATATTGCAAATACGGCGCCCTGGGGCGAGATACTAGTCGACATGGTGGCCGAGGCGCCCACGCTTGAAAACATAGTGACAGCAATGGACAATATATATCCCGCTTATATCAAGCAGCTGTCAAATATATACACTGCGAAGTTTTCTGAGTTTTCTCTAGGTGCCCTCGCGGCACATGTTGAATACTTGAGAGCTGAAGTTATGACGTTGATTAGAGCGGCGTCTTTATTGGCTGAGGGGGTGCCCGCAGAAAAAAGACGAAAAATTTTTGAGCCGTTAACGAGATAA
- a CDS encoding NAD(P)/FAD-dependent oxidoreductase produces the protein MNCPSVVYCKPEATREEELSTDILVVGGGLGGLAVALELKKYGYEPRVVYVGRLGGHHILGDAPRFSDDVDVEAFINKASGLDVSQGFFDGMYLYSGGVRYRIRYRHLVLATGGVDVPITFPGGHKATQKTAEEVLAEPPTGRRIVVWGTTEWGLRTALTLRSRGNDVVVLDNSATLRDTKYFEKVRGKIDFPIITAVRVREFQKGALVLEVVTGKRENEVRRLEADLIVSAVRLVNPYVPVKLGFKVYYSFELSSLVPRRSNYGELLIVDDRGKAVGGSNVYATGHLYGAVRERHIVEHAKLLAKYIAAKDGVESLDNVKDALDKFLVMLTVEANWLYNLSNRLERGTDGTGRYVEPNVIDVPFWASYWPQIEEAGEVIVCPCDNTPIERVLREIKQLNKLKELKVKITHEETDLLRQMKLPRLSFGEGVCAESVCLTYASIMLGALLSQKPSYFLYGKPEMLYGEVS, from the coding sequence GTGAACTGCCCCTCTGTAGTTTACTGTAAACCCGAGGCAACGCGCGAGGAGGAGTTAAGCACAGATATCTTGGTGGTGGGCGGCGGCCTGGGCGGCTTGGCGGTTGCCCTCGAGTTAAAAAAGTACGGATACGAGCCTAGGGTAGTCTACGTAGGGCGCCTCGGCGGTCACCACATCCTAGGCGACGCCCCACGTTTCTCGGATGATGTAGACGTGGAGGCCTTCATAAACAAAGCCAGCGGCCTCGACGTATCCCAGGGGTTTTTCGATGGAATGTATCTATACAGCGGGGGGGTTAGGTACAGAATACGATATAGGCATCTAGTGCTAGCCACCGGGGGCGTAGACGTGCCCATCACCTTTCCCGGTGGCCATAAGGCTACTCAAAAAACTGCGGAGGAGGTCCTCGCAGAGCCTCCCACTGGGCGTAGAATAGTTGTGTGGGGAACCACTGAGTGGGGGCTACGCACGGCCTTGACTCTGCGAAGCCGTGGAAACGACGTAGTGGTGCTAGATAACTCGGCGACGCTGAGAGATACGAAATATTTTGAGAAGGTGAGGGGGAAGATAGATTTTCCAATAATAACGGCTGTGAGAGTCAGGGAGTTTCAGAAAGGCGCCTTGGTGCTTGAGGTGGTGACTGGGAAGAGGGAGAACGAGGTGAGGCGTTTAGAGGCGGATCTGATAGTTTCCGCGGTGAGGTTGGTGAACCCCTATGTCCCGGTTAAGCTGGGGTTTAAGGTTTACTACAGCTTTGAGCTGAGCTCTCTCGTGCCGAGGCGTAGTAACTACGGCGAGTTGTTAATAGTGGATGACAGAGGTAAGGCGGTGGGCGGTAGCAATGTGTACGCCACGGGGCACCTCTACGGCGCCGTTCGGGAGCGCCACATCGTGGAGCATGCAAAACTTTTGGCCAAGTACATAGCTGCCAAGGACGGGGTGGAGTCGTTGGACAATGTTAAAGACGCGCTTGATAAGTTTCTCGTGATGTTGACAGTGGAGGCAAACTGGCTTTATAACCTCAGCAACAGGCTGGAGCGCGGCACCGACGGGACTGGGCGTTACGTCGAGCCTAATGTAATAGATGTGCCGTTCTGGGCCTCCTACTGGCCCCAGATAGAAGAAGCCGGGGAGGTGATCGTTTGCCCATGCGACAATACTCCTATAGAGAGGGTGTTGAGAGAGATAAAGCAATTAAACAAGCTGAAAGAGTTGAAGGTCAAGATTACTCACGAGGAGACGGATTTGTTGCGTCAAATGAAGCTCCCGAGGCTTTCTTTTGGAGAGGGCGTCTGCGCCGAGAGTGTGTGTCTGACATATGCGTCGATTATGTTGGGGGCTTTGCTGAGCCAAAAGCCGTCGTACTTCCTCTATGGAAAGCCGGAGATGCTCTACGGCGAGGTGAGCTGA
- a CDS encoding GTPase, whose amino-acid sequence MRETWRLVRRVLEDGDVVLEVVDARDPEATRSGEAEVLAERLGKRLLVVLNKADLVSRGILERWKAYFENAGMRVVYVSAKYRRGTRKLLVAIRELAPRIPVTVVVVGYPNVGKSTIINYLKGRYVAPTSPKPGWTRGEQLVRAKSWLVVLDTPGIVKTPSTGDLALDVIRGLVDPGTVDDPVPYAYALLKRVLTYNPNALRETYGVVSDVENALEEIGRAKHKLLKGGRVNIDEVARIVLRDWVTGKLRYSHPPPNV is encoded by the coding sequence GTGAGAGAGACATGGCGGCTGGTGAGGAGGGTACTTGAGGATGGGGATGTTGTGTTAGAGGTTGTAGACGCCAGAGATCCCGAAGCTACTAGGAGCGGGGAGGCCGAGGTGTTGGCGGAGAGGCTCGGCAAGAGGCTGTTGGTGGTGTTGAACAAGGCAGATCTCGTAAGTAGGGGAATTTTGGAAAGGTGGAAGGCCTACTTTGAGAATGCGGGGATGCGTGTTGTCTACGTCAGTGCCAAATATAGGCGTGGCACACGAAAGCTGTTGGTAGCCATAAGAGAGCTGGCTCCTAGAATACCTGTCACGGTGGTTGTCGTCGGTTATCCCAACGTGGGTAAATCCACAATTATAAACTACCTAAAGGGGCGCTACGTGGCTCCGACTAGTCCTAAGCCTGGGTGGACCAGAGGCGAGCAGTTGGTCAGGGCAAAGAGTTGGCTGGTTGTGCTTGATACGCCCGGTATTGTAAAGACGCCGTCAACTGGCGACTTGGCGCTGGACGTAATTAGGGGGCTTGTTGACCCGGGCACAGTGGACGACCCAGTCCCCTACGCCTACGCCTTGCTTAAACGGGTATTGACGTACAACCCAAATGCTCTTAGGGAGACCTACGGCGTTGTCAGCGACGTAGAAAACGCGCTCGAGGAAATTGGGAGGGCGAAACACAAGTTGCTTAAAGGCGGGAGGGTGAATATAGACGAGGTAGCTCGTATAGTGCTGAGGGACTGGGTCACGGGGAAGCTGAGGTACTCACATCCGCCTCCTAATGTATAA
- a CDS encoding restriction endonuclease, whose protein sequence is MCIRDIAVKSFLEGDKSSAECLTALGILDRGEPLTRSYVLYKALKMGIPVSSYIKKLNWYEFEEYIRYVFSEYGFNTASNVRLECDGGAEFDIIAWNREVAFVIEAKKWKGGSRWAEVAQRHLKKVAKCVDKLLAFSPSIVPIVVTSTDASLISSGVAVIPAWKIGSFLASFNDFKDQVAVFR, encoded by the coding sequence ATGTGTATACGCGACATCGCCGTCAAGAGCTTTCTTGAAGGAGACAAGTCATCTGCCGAGTGCCTAACCGCGCTTGGCATCCTAGACAGAGGCGAGCCACTTACCAGAAGCTATGTACTGTACAAGGCGTTAAAAATGGGAATCCCGGTGTCTAGCTACATCAAGAAGCTTAACTGGTACGAATTCGAGGAATACATAAGGTACGTCTTCTCGGAATATGGCTTCAACACAGCTTCAAATGTGAGACTGGAGTGCGACGGCGGCGCGGAGTTCGACATCATTGCGTGGAATAGGGAAGTGGCGTTTGTCATAGAAGCGAAGAAGTGGAAAGGCGGCAGCAGATGGGCCGAGGTGGCCCAGAGACACTTGAAAAAAGTTGCGAAATGCGTAGACAAGCTACTTGCTTTTTCTCCATCTATCGTGCCTATTGTAGTTACCTCGACCGACGCCAGTCTTATTTCTAGCGGCGTAGCGGTTATTCCCGCTTGGAAGATAGGGAGTTTTCTCGCCTCTTTTAACGACTTCAAGGATCAAGTCGCTGTATTTAGATAG
- a CDS encoding ATPase, with translation MKPKAAIALMLIATLVSAQATGGERYIGAGLAVGLAGLGAGIGLGIAGAAAMSALVERPQERVWYLIFLALAEAVAIYGLLIGLLLV, from the coding sequence ATGAAACCCAAAGCGGCGATAGCGCTTATGCTAATAGCAACGCTGGTATCTGCACAAGCTACAGGTGGTGAGAGGTACATAGGGGCTGGCCTCGCCGTTGGACTGGCGGGGCTTGGCGCAGGTATAGGGCTGGGCATTGCAGGAGCAGCTGCCATGTCCGCGTTAGTAGAGAGGCCCCAGGAGAGAGTTTGGTATCTGATATTTCTAGCACTGGCAGAGGCAGTAGCGATCTACGGGCTACTAATTGGCTTACTACTAGTATAA
- a CDS encoding RsmB/NOP family class I SAM-dependent RNA methyltransferase gives MNFYGIEIDELLYKHFLEFLSDSEIDTLFRSITTPPPRYYIRVNTRRTTPHELIKRLNSRGLVAYRDEHFHDAIWLPVEGPFKIPPARKIVVVDKKAAESIMLGADLYAPAIVKTDRVLKGDEVNIVSDNGVVVAFGSAVVDSDEALRTRRGLYIKVEKSLYRTPKLRNLPEYDGGLFYSQSLPAIAVGHVARRFARLDAADLNAAPGGKATHLAQSGLRVVAVDRSQPKIARLKNEISRLKLDFFIDVVMHDSRYLDRDFPRLKTSIALVDPPCSDIGVRPKIYHRVTYSAVKNLARYQIQFLKTALKIAPFVIYSTCTLTYLENEGVVMRAGGEVVDAELNIGAPGWGCPSCRRFLPHIHNTPGFFIALLKSPRREP, from the coding sequence ATGAATTTTTATGGAATTGAAATTGATGAACTTTTATATAAACACTTCCTAGAATTCCTCAGCGACTCTGAAATAGATACGCTCTTCCGCTCTATCACGACTCCACCACCACGCTACTACATACGTGTAAACACGCGTAGAACTACTCCTCACGAACTGATAAAGAGACTTAATTCACGTGGGCTCGTCGCCTATAGAGACGAGCACTTCCACGACGCAATCTGGCTCCCGGTAGAGGGGCCCTTTAAGATCCCCCCAGCGAGGAAGATTGTAGTAGTCGACAAGAAAGCCGCGGAGAGCATTATGCTAGGCGCAGATCTCTACGCCCCGGCCATAGTAAAAACAGACCGCGTACTAAAAGGAGACGAGGTGAATATAGTCTCCGACAACGGCGTTGTGGTAGCCTTTGGCTCCGCAGTAGTTGACAGCGACGAGGCGCTGAGGACAAGGAGGGGGCTCTACATCAAGGTGGAGAAATCGCTGTACCGCACGCCGAAGCTTAGAAATCTCCCCGAATACGATGGTGGGCTGTTCTACAGCCAGAGCCTGCCAGCCATAGCTGTTGGCCACGTGGCACGCCGATTTGCCCGCCTAGACGCTGCTGATCTAAACGCGGCCCCCGGCGGAAAAGCAACGCACCTAGCACAGAGCGGTCTCAGAGTGGTGGCTGTAGATAGATCTCAACCAAAGATAGCTAGGTTAAAAAACGAGATATCGAGATTGAAACTAGATTTTTTTATCGACGTGGTGATGCACGACAGTAGGTACTTAGATAGAGATTTTCCAAGACTTAAGACAAGCATAGCGTTGGTAGATCCGCCTTGTAGCGATATAGGTGTACGCCCAAAAATATACCACAGAGTTACCTACAGCGCTGTGAAAAACCTGGCTAGGTACCAGATACAGTTCTTGAAAACAGCGTTGAAAATAGCCCCCTTTGTAATATACTCAACATGCACACTAACCTACCTAGAAAATGAGGGGGTGGTTATGAGGGCAGGCGGCGAAGTTGTAGACGCTGAGCTTAATATAGGCGCCCCGGGGTGGGGCTGCCCCAGTTGCCGGCGATTTCTACCGCATATACACAACACGCCCGGGTTCTTCATCGCGCTACTGAAAAGCCCTAGGAGAGAGCCTTAA
- a CDS encoding TIGR00296 family protein, which translates to MFRPYSIYEGTYLVKLARKAVDTFLTTGRVEIPDDPPPKLLGDNYGVFTTIETIRGEKYELRGCIGYPEGYRNTLYATIYSAIGACCQDPRFPAMKREELGSVIFEISILSPLTYVEADPRKLPEVVQVGRHGLVVKRGPYSGLLLPQVAVEECWSPEEFLMHTCIKAWLSGDCWLDRKTKLYIYEAQIFRERAPGGEVYERDLVAEAARCSQETRPGNVT; encoded by the coding sequence GTGTTCCGCCCCTACTCCATATACGAAGGCACATACCTAGTTAAACTAGCCAGAAAGGCCGTAGACACGTTTCTCACAACTGGTAGAGTCGAAATACCGGACGATCCCCCGCCTAAACTTCTCGGCGACAACTATGGAGTATTCACGACAATAGAAACTATTCGTGGCGAGAAATATGAACTCCGGGGCTGTATAGGCTACCCAGAGGGGTATAGAAACACGCTGTACGCCACGATATACAGCGCCATCGGAGCCTGTTGCCAAGATCCTAGATTCCCAGCCATGAAGAGAGAAGAGCTTGGCTCTGTAATTTTCGAGATTAGTATTCTAAGCCCATTGACGTACGTCGAGGCGGATCCCCGGAAACTACCTGAAGTGGTGCAGGTGGGGCGCCACGGCCTAGTAGTGAAGAGAGGCCCCTACTCAGGCCTCCTACTCCCACAAGTGGCGGTGGAGGAGTGCTGGAGCCCGGAGGAGTTTTTGATGCACACATGCATCAAGGCTTGGCTCTCCGGCGACTGCTGGCTCGACAGAAAGACAAAACTCTACATATACGAGGCACAGATATTCCGCGAGAGAGCCCCCGGCGGAGAGGTTTATGAACGTGACTTAGTGGCCGAGGCGGCTAGGTGTAGTCAAGAAACTCGCCCAGGAAACGTAACGTGA